The Tamandua tetradactyla isolate mTamTet1 chromosome 5, mTamTet1.pri, whole genome shotgun sequence genome window below encodes:
- the LOC143682331 gene encoding olfactory receptor 13A1-like: MAANNHTAMVEFVLLGFSEKPQLLGAFSVLFLLLYLTAFAGNCLILTAICLNPALHIPMYFFLTNLAILDIVCTSTVLPKLLENLVGKGCTISFGGCMTQIFFLTWFLGAELLLLTVMAYDRYVAICQPLHYHTLMSRPLCALLAGSVWVTSGINSSVHTGLMTRLTFCGSNQIHHFLCEVPSLLLLSCSPTYLNDIMIVVADVYFGVVNFLFTMASYGFIIASILRIRSAEGKRRAFSTCSSHLLVVCMYYSTVVYTYILPGTGASMENGKVVAILYTAVSPTLNPLIYTLRNKDVKVALRKVCPTSGK, translated from the coding sequence ATGGCAGCCAACAACCACACGGCCATGGTGGAATTTGTTCTGTTGGGCTTCTCAGAAAAGCCCCAGCTCCTGGGTgccttctctgttctcttcctcctcctttaccTGACAGCTTTTGCAGGGAACTGTCTCATCCTCACGGCCATCTGCCTGAATCCAGCCCTGCACATccccatgtacttctttctcACCAACCTGGCCATTTTAGACATTGTCTGCACATCCACCGTTCTCCCCAAGTTGCTGGAGAACCTGGTGGGCAAAGGCTGCACCATCTCCTTTGGGGGCTGCATGACCCAGATCTTCTTCCTAACGTGGTTTCTGGGGGCTGAGCTGCTGCTGCTCACggtcatggcctatgaccgctatgtggccatctgccagCCCCTGCACTATCACACACTGATGAGCAGGCCCCTCTGTGCCCTCCTGGCAGGTAGTGTGTGGGTAACCAGCGGGATCAACAGTTCCGTGCATACTGGTCTGATGACACGGCTCACTTTCTGTGGCTCCAATCAGATCCATCACTTCCTGTGTGAAGTCCCCTCACTGTTGCTGCTTTCCTGTAGCCCAACCTACCTGAATGACATCATGATTGTTGTCGCAGATGTTTACTTTGGGGTGGTCAACTTCCTGTTCACCATGGCTTCCTATGGCTTCATCATCGCCAGTATCCTGCGCATCCGCTCTGCCGAGGGCAAGCGCCGGGCCTTCTCCACTTGCTCTTCCCACCTCCTAGTGGTCTGCATGTATTACTCCACCGTTGTCTACACCTACATCCTCCCAGGGACTGGCGCCTCCATGGAAAATGGCAAAGTGGTTGCCATCCTGTACACAGCAGTCAGCCCCACCCTGAACCCACTCATCTAC